The Lactuca sativa cultivar Salinas chromosome 2, Lsat_Salinas_v11, whole genome shotgun sequence genome includes a window with the following:
- the LOC111898575 gene encoding serine/threonine-protein phosphatase PP2A-2 catalytic subunit yields the protein MSSAPVVSSANGNVDEYITQLMQCKPLSEQEVRLLCEKAKEILMVESNVQPVKSPVTICGDIHGQFHDLAELFRIGGKCPDTNYLFMGDYVDRGYYSVETVTLLVALKVRYPQRITILRGNHESRQITQVYGFYDECLRKYGNASVWKTFTDLFDYFPLTALVESEIFCLHGGLSPSIETLDNIRNFDRVQEVPHEGPMCDLLWSDPDDRCGWGISPRGAGYTFGQDISEQFNHSNGLKLIARAHQLVMEGFNWGHEQKVVTIFSAPNYCYRCGNMASILEVDDCKGHTFIQFDPAPRRGEPDVTRRTPDYFL from the exons ATGAGCTCGGCTCCAGTTGTCTCGAGCGCTAATGGCAACGTCGATGAATATATTACTCAGCTCATGCAATGCAAACCCTTATCCGAACAAGAg GTTAGGTTGTTATGTGAGAAAGCAAAGGAGATTTTAATGGTGGAAAGCAATGTACAG CCTGTTAAAAGCCCTGTGACAATTTGTGGTGATATTCATGGTCAATTCCATGATCTTGCAGAGCTATTTAGAATTGGAGGGAAG TGTCCTGATACAAATTATTTATTCATGGGAGATTATGTTGATCGTGGTTATTACTCGGTTGAAACAGTGACA TTATTGGTTGCCCTAAAAGTTCGATACCCACAACGTATTACTATTTTAAGAGGAAACCATGAAAGTCGCCAG ATTACTCAAGTTTATGGATTTTATGATGAATGTCTACGAAA aTATGGGAACGCAAGCGTGTGGAAGACATTTACAGATTTGTTCGACTACTTTCCACTCACAGCATTG GTTGAATCGGAAATATTTTGTCTTCATGGTGGATTATCGCCTTCGATTGAAACCCTAGATAACATAAGGAATTTTGATCGTGTACAAGAAGTTCCACATGAAGGCCCGATGTGTGATCTTTTATGGTCAGATCCAGATGACAGATGTGGTTGGGGTATTTCCCCACGTGGCGCTGGATACACTTTTGGCCAA gaTATATCTGAGCAATTTAATCATAGCAATGGGTTGAAGTTAATTGCTAGAGCACATCAGCTGGTTATGGAGGGATTCAACTGGGGTCAt gaACAAAAAGTTGTAACAATTTTTAGTGCACCTAATTATTGTTACCGATGTGGGAACATGGCTTCCATTCTTGAAGTAGACGATTGCAAGGGTCACACCTTCATTCAG TTTGATCCAGCTCCAAGGAGGGGGGAGCCAGATGTGACACGTAGGACACCAGATTACTTCCTGTGA